A stretch of the Festucalex cinctus isolate MCC-2025b chromosome 20, RoL_Fcin_1.0, whole genome shotgun sequence genome encodes the following:
- the eif2s3 gene encoding eukaryotic translation initiation factor 2 subunit 3 isoform X2, which produces MAGDESGTTLGQPHLAKQDLSTLDVSKLTTLSPEIISRQATINIGTIGHVAHGKSTVVKAISGVHTVRFKNELERNITIKLGYANAKIYMLDDPSCPRPECYRSCGSSTPDEFPTDLPGTKGDFKLVRHVSFVDCPGHDILMATMLNGAAVMDAALLLIAGNESCPQPQTSEHLAAIEIMKLKHILILQNKIDLVKESQAKEQYEQILSFVQGTVAEGAPIIPISAQLKYNIEVVCEYIVKKIPVPVRDFSSEPRLIVIRSFDVNKPGCEVDDLKGGVAGGSILKGVLKVGQEIEVRPGIVSKDHEGKLMCKPIFSKIVSLFAEHNDLQYAAPGGLIGVGTKIDPTLCRADRMVGQVLGAVGELPEIFTELEISYFLLRRLLGVRTEGDKKAAKVQKLSKNEVLMVNIGSLSTGGRVSAVKADLAKIVLTNPVCTEVGEKIALSRRVEKHWRSSSASSCSRDRKAMPPSVTE; this is translated from the exons ATGGCGGGCGACGAGTCGGGCACAACGCTTGGTCAGCCTCATTTGGCCAAACAAGACCTCAGTACTCTG GATGTGTCCAAGCTGACGACTCTGTCCCCCGAGATCATCAGTAGACAGGCCACCATCAACATTG GCACCATCGGCCATGTGGCGCACGGAAAGTCCACGGTGGTAAAGGCCATCTCGGGCGTTCACACCGTCCGCTTCAAAAATGAGCTGGAGCGGAACATTACCATTAAGCTCGGCTACGCTAACGCTAAG ATCTACATGCTGGACGACCCCAGCTGTCCTCGACCCGAGTGCTATCGCTCGTGCGGAAGCAGCACCCCCGATGAGTTCCCCACGGACCTCCCCGGCACCAAAGGCGACTTCAAACTTGTCAG ACACGTGTCCTTTGTGGACTGTCCTGGTCACGACATTTTGATGGCAACCATGTTGAACGGAGCCGCCGTGATGGACGCCGCCCTCCTCCTCATCG CGGGCAACGAGTCGTGTCCACAGCCGCAGACGTCGGAGCATCTGGCCGCCATCGAGATCATGAAGCTGAAGCACATCCTCATTCTGCAGAACAAGATCGACCTGGTGAAGGAGAGCCAGGCCAAAGAGCAGTACGAGCAGATTCTGAGCTTCGTACAGG GCACGGTGGCCGAGGGCGCGCCCATCATTCCCATCTCTGCTCAGCTCAAGTACAACATCGAGGTGGTGTGCGAGTACATCGTCAAGAAGATCCCCGTCCCTGTGCGAGACTTCTCCTCAGAGCCCAGACTCATTG TCATCAGATCATTTGACGTCAACAAACCCGGGTGTGAAGTGGACGACCTGAAAGGCGGCGTGGCGGGAGGGAGCATCCTCAAGGGCGTCCTCAAG GTGGGCCAGGAGATCGAGGTGCGGCCGGGCATCGTGTCCAAGGACCACGAAGGGAAGCTGATGTGCAAACCCATCTTCTCCAAGATCGTCTCGCTGTTTGCTGAACACAACGACCTCCAGTACGCCGCGCCCGGAGGCCTCATCG GCGTGGGCACCAAGATCGACCCGACGCTGTGCCGAGCCGACCGCATGGTGGGTCAGGTGCTGGGCGCCGTCGGGGAGCTGCCTGAGATCTTCACCGAGCTGGAGATCTCTTACTTCCTGCTCAGGAGGTTGCTGGGCGTGCGCACAGAGGGCGACAAGAAGGCCGCCAAG GTCCAGAAGTTGTCCAAGAACGAAGTGCTGATGGTAAACATTGGCTCGCTGTCGACAGGCGGCCGCGTGAGCGCTGTCAAAGCCGATCTGGCCAAGATCGTCCTCACCAATCCCGTCTGCACCGAAGTCGGAGAGAAGATCGCCCTGAGTCGACGTGTGGAGAAACATTGGCG GTCGAGCTCCGCCAGCAGCTGCAGCCGCGACAGGAAGGCGATGCCGCCGTCCGTGACCGAGTGA
- the eif2s3 gene encoding eukaryotic translation initiation factor 2 subunit 3 isoform X1, with translation MAGDESGTTLGQPHLAKQDLSTLDVSKLTTLSPEIISRQATINIGTIGHVAHGKSTVVKAISGVHTVRFKNELERNITIKLGYANAKIYMLDDPSCPRPECYRSCGSSTPDEFPTDLPGTKGDFKLVRHVSFVDCPGHDILMATMLNGAAVMDAALLLIAGNESCPQPQTSEHLAAIEIMKLKHILILQNKIDLVKESQAKEQYEQILSFVQGTVAEGAPIIPISAQLKYNIEVVCEYIVKKIPVPVRDFSSEPRLIVIRSFDVNKPGCEVDDLKGGVAGGSILKGVLKVGQEIEVRPGIVSKDHEGKLMCKPIFSKIVSLFAEHNDLQYAAPGGLIGVGTKIDPTLCRADRMVGQVLGAVGELPEIFTELEISYFLLRRLLGVRTEGDKKAAKVQKLSKNEVLMVNIGSLSTGGRVSAVKADLAKIVLTNPVCTEVGEKIALSRRVEKHWRLIGWGQIRRGVTITPTVDDD, from the exons ATGGCGGGCGACGAGTCGGGCACAACGCTTGGTCAGCCTCATTTGGCCAAACAAGACCTCAGTACTCTG GATGTGTCCAAGCTGACGACTCTGTCCCCCGAGATCATCAGTAGACAGGCCACCATCAACATTG GCACCATCGGCCATGTGGCGCACGGAAAGTCCACGGTGGTAAAGGCCATCTCGGGCGTTCACACCGTCCGCTTCAAAAATGAGCTGGAGCGGAACATTACCATTAAGCTCGGCTACGCTAACGCTAAG ATCTACATGCTGGACGACCCCAGCTGTCCTCGACCCGAGTGCTATCGCTCGTGCGGAAGCAGCACCCCCGATGAGTTCCCCACGGACCTCCCCGGCACCAAAGGCGACTTCAAACTTGTCAG ACACGTGTCCTTTGTGGACTGTCCTGGTCACGACATTTTGATGGCAACCATGTTGAACGGAGCCGCCGTGATGGACGCCGCCCTCCTCCTCATCG CGGGCAACGAGTCGTGTCCACAGCCGCAGACGTCGGAGCATCTGGCCGCCATCGAGATCATGAAGCTGAAGCACATCCTCATTCTGCAGAACAAGATCGACCTGGTGAAGGAGAGCCAGGCCAAAGAGCAGTACGAGCAGATTCTGAGCTTCGTACAGG GCACGGTGGCCGAGGGCGCGCCCATCATTCCCATCTCTGCTCAGCTCAAGTACAACATCGAGGTGGTGTGCGAGTACATCGTCAAGAAGATCCCCGTCCCTGTGCGAGACTTCTCCTCAGAGCCCAGACTCATTG TCATCAGATCATTTGACGTCAACAAACCCGGGTGTGAAGTGGACGACCTGAAAGGCGGCGTGGCGGGAGGGAGCATCCTCAAGGGCGTCCTCAAG GTGGGCCAGGAGATCGAGGTGCGGCCGGGCATCGTGTCCAAGGACCACGAAGGGAAGCTGATGTGCAAACCCATCTTCTCCAAGATCGTCTCGCTGTTTGCTGAACACAACGACCTCCAGTACGCCGCGCCCGGAGGCCTCATCG GCGTGGGCACCAAGATCGACCCGACGCTGTGCCGAGCCGACCGCATGGTGGGTCAGGTGCTGGGCGCCGTCGGGGAGCTGCCTGAGATCTTCACCGAGCTGGAGATCTCTTACTTCCTGCTCAGGAGGTTGCTGGGCGTGCGCACAGAGGGCGACAAGAAGGCCGCCAAG GTCCAGAAGTTGTCCAAGAACGAAGTGCTGATGGTAAACATTGGCTCGCTGTCGACAGGCGGCCGCGTGAGCGCTGTCAAAGCCGATCTGGCCAAGATCGTCCTCACCAATCCCGTCTGCACCGAAGTCGGAGAGAAGATCGCCCTGAGTCGACGTGTGGAGAAACATTGGCG TCTGATTGGCTGGGGGCAGATCCGGAGGGGCGTGACAATTACACCCACTGTGGACGACGACTGA